CTTATTTAACAAATTTCACCCAACCATATTAAAATCTGTGGTTGACAAAATCAACAAGCAATGTGTAGTGAAGAGGATTGTACCTCATCTTGCTGTAGTGCTGATCAATAGGGTCTGTGTATCCATCTGATTTTGGTGGCGGGGGAAATGAAAATTCCATGCTTGCAAGACCATTAGAAGAGGTGATTCCCTCTGCGTAGAGAATATCCATATCCGAGGGCTCATACTCTTCTTTTGAAATCTCAACAGCCTGATAAGAAAGAAAGTCTAAGTTGGCCAGACAGAGCAGTCAAATTTGGGACCATATTAGCACAGCATACAAAGCTTGAATCAAATATGTCCAGGCCCTTGGTAAAGTGCCTTTTTGTAATAGTTATCTGTAAAAAATAACATCTTTTGCAACGTAGGTGAAATCATGATTTATTATTGACTCTGGAGTGAAGAGTACCAAAAATGGTGAACCCACAAATTAAGAAAGGTACTAGGACAGAAAAAGGATCTGATTTAAGGCTAGAAACTGCAAATAATCAGAACAGAGATCAAGATGTGCGACCTCACCCGCTCCAGAAAATATGTAGCCACTCTAGGGAGCTTTTCTAACTCATTCCTTCGGTTGTATGTGGCTTGAATGGCTTCATCCTTCCACAGTTCCTCAATATGAGGTGAGCATTCATGACTGGCAGAAAGAACAATGGCTTCTAAATTACCAGATGCTATTCCCTTGAGAAGCCGATCCGAGAATCCTTTAAGCCTTGAGTCTATGGTATAGGTCAACTTAGTTTCCTTCGAATACATTATCTCTGTCAATTGAGTAGTTAGTCCAGCAGATCCAGACAAAGAAATACATATGAAAACTAGTAGATTAATTTCTGCTAtgacattttagagcatttaaCTTTCCAAATGCCTCACATCCCATCGCTCAGTGATCTAAAAGAACCCAAAGTAACTGTTCGAACTCCAGAGGAAGTAATGCAGTTGAGAGAGAGGTTCAAAAGATGTCGTCAATCCTTATGTTATACCTGAAGAGTGGCATCCATCAATCATCAGACGTTTTCCCTTCTCCCTTGAGCTTCCTCTTTCAAACCGTTTGCACCCTACAAGGGATATGCCAAGATCTGACTATGACTATTTCCATCATCACAGAGGAATATATGAAGAGGCGAAGGCAGCTTTCTTCACAACATACCCGAAGAACTGGGTTGGTCAATTAACAGGctttttcccttccccttcaAGGTTTCCTCTTGAAATCTCTCACATCCTTCAAGCAGTATGCCCAGATAGCAGTACAGATTGCTCTGGATcattaacttgatttttttacGCTCATCTTCAGAAAAGGAGACACCATACAGAATCTTGGCCTGAAATTAGAACATAATTGACTAAGAGTAGGCACAGCATTATATCCCTGAACTTAACACTGCTTCGCTTGACATCAAGATTAACAAAGCTGTTCGGTATAGCTAGAAAAGCACATAATGGAGCATGAATCACTGCTTTTTCAAGATAAATCAGCGCTTAGAACTATTCTAACTTATCTAACCTGCTTGAATATAGTGCTTGTGCCAGATTTATCAAAGCCGACCAGAAGCAGTTTGTGATAAAGATCATTCTGGCAACTGCTGCCTTTGGTCTTTTCTTCACCAGATTTTGCATTATCCGCAGGAATTGGCAAAGACAAGATTGTGCAGACTACTTTGTCTTAGTCTGTAGATGAAAACAGCAAGCATCGCCAGAAgttcaataaataaaagaagataaaaatcacTATAACAAAAAGTCCACATCATCACCATAATTTACCTTCTCCCATATGCGGCCTTTAGCATTCTTCTGCCCCTCTTCCTGATAGCATCCATCTGCACTCACCCAAAATGAGGTTTTCCTTCACATGGAATTCCAGCTGACTGCAAAATTCAAGGACAAACATTCAGTTGATTATCATAGGATGAATTGCATGACAAGCAGAGTGAAATAATGCCTAGAGAATCACCTTGAGCATCCAAACCTCTTCTTTCGTAATTTCCCGGTTATTAAACAATACGCCTGTGTTTCCGTTGCTAGCATTTGGTTTAATGTAACCCCCAACATCTAACTGGGCACTGATTATTTGGCATGGTTTCTGCCCCTCCTGCCAAATTGACCAAGATTCAACATCATCAACTTTTTTCATAGCGTGACAAAAGATGACATGCAATGATAAGTTATAAGAGACGGAAGAATCAAAACAAGCTTCTTAAGTAAGCTAAATTTCAAACTCACCTTACCCCAAAACCCAGCCACTTTATCATACCAGTAGTGCCCCGGCCTTAGCTTTTTCGGAGGATTTGGGCAGCCCCGCAGCAGAAGCAACTCTTTATGATCAAGACGCTTACCATTCACATAAAGAAGGTTTGGAGGGATTTCATTTGCTGGGCACAATACCTCAGAACTCATTATTTGCTTAATTTCTGATTCTGGCAAGAGCCGCTTTAGCATTCTAGAACATTTCCCCAAGTTACTTCGCTTCATTTCATCAATCCTAAAGCCTATGCAGGTGACGCATTTTCTGCCTTCAGGCATCGATCCCATAGCTCTTAATACACATTTCTGACAATACTTTGCATCGCAAACAATGCAAACTTCTTTTTCTGTGAATTTATTCCCTTTAAAGCAGCGGTAGCATGACCCTTTCTTTCCATTATTTTCAGCTCTTTGCTTCATGGGGAAACTGTCGGACTCATTAAAAACCGATTCTTCCTCACAAATATCATCTGAGTCCGGATCTCTGAAAGTGACATTAGATGGTTTCTTGACGTGGTGGGGCATCTTGTTATCAGAATCCTCCTCCCTTTGGGAGAAATTGTTCGAGGACGGGCGGGGAGGAGTGGGATCTGCAGATCGCATTTGCATATTGGCTTCCACAAAATCATCAGGTAATTTTGGCAAATGCGAGATTTCAGATAAAATATTCTTCTCACCCTCAACCGAACCAGATGACTCGGAAACACATGCATCCTCACAATCACCACCTCTAGAACTATCTACCTCACCTGCTGATTTAAGGGAGGTATCGTTTCCATTGCCAAGCGAGCGAGCACCAGAGCCCACATTACCAACTGAAGGCTCAATTGAACGAGCTGAAAAGAATACCCCCTTGGTTATTCCCAACTCCTTTAACAGTTTCTGGTTGAAATCTCTCTTCCTAATGGGCTGAATGATCGGCAATGACCTGTCCAGTGATATCGATTCTGCCGAAAAAACAGCAGCCGTCGGAATTTCGTCGATGTTGACGGGTAGAGCTTGAGGAATATCACGAGAGACAAGAGGGCCTTTGTACTCCAAAGCGATGGAGTACTCGACGTTATAATCTccatcatcattttcttctttagggACTGTACTAACAAGAGGCAAGAACCTTCTCAGAAGTGTATTCATATCCTGCCGGAAAAATTACAAACGGTCCTAAAAGAAACAAACCACCAAACCCAGTAGCACAGAATAACAACGCTCAAACTTGTATGGCGCCCCAAGAAAATGATGATCAATGGTATCAAATGGCATTAACTCGCTTTCCCCAAGAAGGAAATTCGCCAGCTATTTCAACATACCCATGAACCAAACACTAGATCCTCACAACCCACGAATGCAAAATCATCACCCAAAAGAAACtagcaacaaaaaaataaaaagaaagaaaaagagtttcAGAACAGCGTCCTGCTGAGCCAAAACTGAAGCAGGGGAGAAGAAGCGAGGACGGGAAAACCCATGATGCTCTTCCCCGCTAGAAGGCCAGTGGTTTCACACACGCACCAGAACTGGTTCGTGACTCCAGTGAGGCAAGAAACTCTTTGAGGACATGGGGACTCAAGAAATAATATAGAATTCGAGCACGAAAGAACCGAGAAACGAAGTGGGCAAAAACTAAACCAAGTCAAGGGTCAAAATCTTACGAGTAAACGCCACAGGAGACTGGAGCGGAGactgaggaagaggagggaggaggaggaggagaacgaGGGCCGTTCCTTGTTTCTTTactttcctcctcctcgtcctcccgAATCGCCGTGTTGACTGGAGGCAACGCTTGGAATCCCCGCGGGAACGACAGTGATAGGACAGGATCGAACGAGGACTCGGTGGACGAGGAAGACCGGGCACGAGTACGCGTCCGTATACGAATACGCGCGTTGCCGGCGAATGGCGCGAGATCGCGAATTTTGACGGACATCGCTGACGTTAGTTTGAATAACCCCCAACTGAAATTTAACCGACGCCAGATGAATTGCTGTGATACTTCTTACACATGTCTCGGGAGTTGTGATAGGCAAAGCTAGCCGATGACGCGTGTGCATTAACCATTGGGACACGTGTCGTGTTATCTTGATAAGCCATCTCTCTTTGCTGGTGATTTGAGTAATTCATCTCTGTAATTGAATCGTTATTTTAAATTAGTTATGGTAGAAGTCCTTTGTgtataaaatattaattactGTGTAAAAGTTCGAGCAAACATCATGAAATGATCCAATCGGCTGATCTAGTGAGCAGACCAAGATCACATAATTGATTATTGTGTGTCTTAATTTTTACCTAAATTATGTGTCTTGTGAGATTTGTGGCAATAGCATGATGATCAATAGAGGAAAAAACTAATGTTTCCTAAAAATATACACATTTAGGCTTGGAAAAATCATCAAGATGACTGGCATGACAATAGAGTAGTCTATTTATAATTAGTTGAGAGTGATCGAAGGTATGCGTCGTGCAAAGTGACAATTTGACTCCAAGTATTTTGATGGGACCACGATAACGAGATCATCGATCTTAAAGTCTCAAGTCGTGAGGTAGTGCCAAataattatgcttaaaattaagtaTTCCGCAGCGAATGTAGGACTTTAAAAGAAGCATTCAAATATAATTGCAGTGCCGAATATCTCTTgatctctaaaaaaaattggagcGCGAGTCGATGGATGCCaagtcaaaaattaaaaatgtttctAGAGATTATAAAATGCAATGGAAAATCAATTACGCTGACTGAcccaatttataaaaatttaaaaaaaaacaaaaaaaacaagaagtgaAAGTGAGTGTGATGAATCAATGATCGAAAACGATTTCTAAAATCGACTCCAGAGTTGGAGGAAAGCGATGGGCATGAGGGAACGACACAACTGGCGATCATTATCTGCGTTTTATAAGGGGAAAACGACGCTGGAGTAACTAACGCGGTACGACGTAAGCCTACCTCACGGTTTGAAAACGAAGAAAATTCCCCCAGAAAATCACGGGGAAGAGCGTATGGGTACGTTCGTGGATTTCATAGCCAAAAAGTTGACTTCGACCGTTTCAAATCCTAAGCACCTTCTCCgtccaaggaaaaaaaaaaaaaacaaaacaaaaaaacatcaTCTTTAGATTATAAGCCGACCTAATCTCATATGAGCTATGGTCTAATCCCAGACTTCGAGCATAATTCATAAAGCAATGGAATCGGTGAGAAAAGACCGAGACGTTTGTCAAGATTTAGAGTACAATGTTAGAATACCATTTAAATGCGAAATTAATCTATAAGAAGAAATCTATATGAATTGACATATGTTCATCGATTTCTATCGAGAAATGCGTTATGGCGACATGCTATAATGATAGGAATTGACATGGGGATGATATCGGAAGAAATATAAAGTCAACTTAACTAGAAGTCGCTCCCAATTAAAATGTATATATCAATATTCCTCAAGAAAAACACT
Above is a window of Eucalyptus grandis isolate ANBG69807.140 chromosome 9, ASM1654582v1, whole genome shotgun sequence DNA encoding:
- the LOC104420539 gene encoding LOW QUALITY PROTEIN: extra-large guanine nucleotide-binding protein 1 (The sequence of the model RefSeq protein was modified relative to this genomic sequence to represent the inferred CDS: inserted 1 base in 1 codon) — encoded protein: MSVKIRDLAPFAGNARIRIRTRTRARSSSSTESSFDPVLSLSFPRGFQALPPVNTAIREDEEEESKETRNGPRSPPPPPSSSSVSAPVSCGVYSTVPKEENDDGDYNVEYSIALEYKGPLVSRDIPQALPVNIDEIPTAAVFSAESISLDRSLPIIQPIRKRDFNQKLLKELGITKGVFFSARSIEPSVGNVGSGARSLGNGNDTSLKSAGEVDSSRGGDCEDACVSESSGSVEGEKNILSEISHLPKLPDDFVEANMQMRSADPTPPRPSSNNFSQREEDSDNKMPHHVKKPSNVTFRDPDSDDICEEESVFNESDSFPMKQRAENNGKKGSCYRCFKGNKFTEKEVCIVCDAKYCQKCVLRAMGSMPEGRKCVTCIGFRIDEMKRSNLGKCSRMLKRLLPESEIKQIMSSEVLCPANEIPPNLLYVNGKRLDHKELLLLRGCPNPPKKLRPGHYWYDKVAGFWGKEGQKPCQIISAQLDVGGYIKPNASNGNTGVLFNNREITKEEVWMLKSAGIPCEGXTSFWVSADGCYQEEGQKNAKGRIWEKVNYDKVVCTILSLPIPADNAKSGEEKTKGSSCQNDLYHKLLLVGFDKSGTSTIFKQAKILYGVSFSEDERKKIKLMIQSNLYCYLGILLEGCERFQEETLKGKGKSLLIDQPSSSEIMYSKETKLTYTIDSRLKGFSDRLLKGIASGNLEAIVLSASHECSPHIEELWKDEAIQATYNRRNELEKLPRVATYFLERAVEISKEEYEPSDMDILYAEGITSSNGLASMEFSFPPPPKSDGYTDPIDQHYSKMRYQLIRLHPRSLGENCKWLEMFEDVNIVLFCVSLTDYDQFYEDNKGLLINKMMASKELFESVVKHPTFYKKDFLLIMNKFDLLEEKIEQSPITQCEWFSDFHPVISHNHNIGTYVNPAPSLAQRSFHHMAVKFKRLFHSLTERKLYISLVTGLEQDSVDESLKYAREIMTWDREDITFINEESTASLEASTS